One region of Peribacillus simplex genomic DNA includes:
- a CDS encoding DMT family transporter produces the protein MNKIALLQLSLAMTIFGSVGFFSELTGLPALELVFVRCICAAIFLCTVWMITGHFKKEIWNFREVMLIIFCAVANLLNWIFLFKSFEQISVTIAISLYHLAPIIVLIIGSFIFREKMTIFSILAISLCFIGTLFIMGTDGFRSSSPEWEGIIYGIIAAFFYAATMLLGKSITKTSVYATTFLQMFIGFILLIPFVDFSVYTTLKSSEWFYTVLTGIIHTGVVYLLFFNSIRHLPTNVVSFMIFVDPAVAILLDILLSGFQPDGFQILGISLIFIGVIYSLKASKSPENDVKLKRPHTM, from the coding sequence ATGAATAAAATAGCACTTCTTCAACTTTCACTAGCGATGACAATCTTTGGTTCTGTCGGTTTCTTTTCAGAACTAACAGGACTCCCAGCATTGGAATTGGTATTTGTTCGCTGCATTTGTGCTGCCATATTCTTATGTACAGTCTGGATGATTACAGGGCATTTCAAGAAGGAAATATGGAATTTTAGAGAAGTGATGCTAATCATCTTCTGTGCAGTGGCCAACTTATTAAACTGGATATTCCTCTTTAAATCATTTGAACAGATTTCCGTGACAATTGCCATTTCGCTCTATCATTTAGCCCCAATCATTGTACTCATTATTGGGAGCTTCATCTTTAGGGAGAAAATGACCATATTCTCTATCCTGGCAATTTCACTATGTTTCATTGGCACATTATTCATTATGGGAACAGATGGATTTCGATCATCATCTCCTGAATGGGAAGGCATCATTTATGGGATAATTGCTGCATTTTTCTATGCGGCTACCATGCTTTTAGGAAAGAGCATTACAAAGACCAGTGTATATGCGACCACTTTTCTGCAAATGTTCATTGGATTTATATTACTGATTCCTTTTGTCGATTTTTCAGTTTACACAACACTAAAATCTTCCGAATGGTTTTATACGGTACTTACTGGCATCATCCATACAGGCGTTGTATATCTTCTGTTTTTTAATAGTATTCGTCATTTGCCTACAAATGTAGTATCTTTCATGATTTTTGTAGATCCGGCAGTTGCCATCCTTTTAGATATCCTGCTTTCAGGGTTTCAACCGGATGGATTTCAAATCTTGGGTATATCATTAATATTTATTGGGGTGATCTATTCACTTAAGGCTTCTAAATCCCCTGAAAATGATGTCAAGCTGAAAAGGCCACACACAATGTGA
- a CDS encoding zinc ribbon domain-containing protein has product MNEKGCMKCGSNDAAKKDVAMTGTGLSKMFDVQNNQFTVVYCKNCGYSEFYNKQSSAGSNLLDLFLG; this is encoded by the coding sequence ATGAATGAAAAGGGATGTATGAAATGCGGAAGCAATGATGCTGCCAAGAAGGACGTAGCAATGACTGGAACAGGATTGTCAAAAATGTTCGATGTCCAGAATAATCAATTTACGGTTGTGTATTGCAAGAATTGCGGTTATTCGGAGTTTTATAATAAGCAATCATCTGCAGGCAGTAATCTGCTGGATCTATTCCTGGGGTGA
- a CDS encoding DUF2500 domain-containing protein, with product MYDVGGSGDWIFTGAPVFIGIIFVIILIMIIVNLFSGLSQWEKNDKSPRLSVPAMVKVKRTNTIRNGHSYNHNNNLHSQSSSTTYYITFEFESGDRSEFHISGKMFGILAEGDVGTLTFQGTRYIDFTRNNC from the coding sequence ATGTATGATGTTGGTGGAAGCGGGGATTGGATTTTCACAGGTGCTCCGGTATTTATAGGAATTATTTTTGTTATCATTCTTATAATGATCATAGTTAACCTATTCTCGGGTCTTAGTCAATGGGAGAAGAACGATAAATCTCCTCGTTTATCTGTTCCCGCAATGGTGAAAGTCAAACGAACAAATACTATAAGGAATGGTCATTCATACAATCACAATAACAATCTCCACTCGCAAAGCTCCTCTACGACTTATTATATTACATTTGAATTTGAGAGTGGTGATCGATCGGAATTCCATATTTCAGGAAAGATGTTTGGTATTCTTGCAGAAGGGGATGTCGGCACTTTAACCTTTCAAGGAACAAGATATATTGATTTTACTAGGAATAATTGTTAA
- a CDS encoding ABC transporter permease, translating into MSLVKNEWMKIFSKVSTYIFIAFLLLAALGAAVIDYKLSAGEQGKDWKQELKADIQEQQKSLKATDISDDEKDAIMADIDLNKQLLADNINPDLNTNWTYMAEWTTSLTSFVTLFVVIVCSSLVSSEFSDGTIKQLLIRPYKRWKILLSKYITSLLFAALLLASLLIFSYLIGIIFFGNGSYSDKIMDPASFGEFSPVVVGEYFVDMIVYWIPGFLVITTIAFMLSTLFKNQALAVGISIFILFASSTLNMVIQSFIGKYEWLKFVLFPHLDLRGYISGTMEMFDGATLGFSMSVLGIYYLIFLALTFFFFQKKDITN; encoded by the coding sequence ATGTCCTTAGTAAAAAATGAATGGATGAAAATCTTTTCAAAAGTATCAACATATATATTCATCGCTTTTCTTTTATTGGCAGCATTAGGGGCGGCAGTCATCGATTATAAATTAAGTGCCGGCGAACAGGGTAAAGATTGGAAGCAAGAGTTAAAGGCAGATATCCAAGAACAGCAAAAGTCATTGAAAGCTACTGATATCAGTGACGATGAAAAAGACGCTATCATGGCTGACATTGATCTAAATAAGCAACTTTTAGCTGATAATATAAACCCTGACTTAAACACGAATTGGACATATATGGCGGAATGGACTACATCATTAACATCGTTTGTCACTTTATTCGTCGTTATCGTTTGCAGCTCGCTAGTTTCCTCGGAGTTTTCGGATGGTACCATTAAACAACTGTTGATCAGGCCTTATAAACGTTGGAAGATTCTACTTTCCAAATATATTACTTCCCTGTTATTTGCAGCGTTATTACTTGCGAGCCTGCTTATATTCAGTTATCTAATCGGAATCATATTCTTTGGCAATGGTTCGTATTCAGACAAAATAATGGATCCTGCATCTTTCGGTGAATTCAGTCCGGTGGTAGTCGGCGAATATTTCGTAGACATGATCGTTTACTGGATACCAGGATTCTTGGTCATCACGACCATCGCTTTCATGTTAAGCACATTATTTAAAAACCAAGCACTTGCAGTAGGTATATCCATTTTCATCCTATTTGCCTCTTCGACATTAAATATGGTCATTCAATCATTCATCGGTAAATACGAGTGGTTAAAATTCGTCTTATTCCCCCACCTTGATTTAAGGGGCTATATTTCCGGAACCATGGAAATGTTCGATGGAGCTACACTTGGATTTTCAATGAGTGTACTTGGCATCTATTATCTTATCTTTTTAGCGCTAACTTTCTTCTTCTTCCAGAAAAAAGATATCACTAATTAA
- a CDS encoding ABC transporter ATP-binding protein: protein MSETVLKVQSLTKKIGKATIVDNVSFEIKSNEIFGLLGPNGAGKTTIIRMITGLINRTGGTVMINGSDLDKDFEGAMNQLGAIVENPEFYKYMTGRKNILHYARMSSNDISNERIEEVIKLVKLDHAIDKKVKTYSLGMRQRLGVAQAILHKPSLLIFDEPTNGLDPQGIREFRDYLKVLASEGVGILISSHLLSEMQLMCDSFAVIEKGKLIHTKEHIIDEKTETVNEVSFTVSDGELAKKILQEQFVDITILKYDAKTISVSATREQTADINRSFNGNQLDVYEIGITRKSLEDKFFEITEQEMRESV, encoded by the coding sequence ATGTCTGAAACGGTTCTTAAGGTTCAATCCTTAACTAAAAAAATTGGAAAAGCGACAATTGTTGACAATGTGAGCTTTGAAATAAAAAGTAATGAAATATTTGGTTTGCTTGGTCCGAATGGAGCTGGTAAGACCACTATCATCCGTATGATCACTGGTCTTATCAACCGTACGGGCGGTACTGTCATGATCAATGGCAGTGACCTCGATAAAGATTTCGAAGGTGCGATGAATCAATTGGGGGCCATTGTTGAAAACCCGGAGTTTTATAAGTACATGACGGGCAGGAAGAATATCCTGCATTATGCCCGAATGTCATCCAATGACATATCCAATGAGCGAATAGAAGAGGTCATAAAGCTTGTCAAACTGGATCATGCCATCGATAAGAAGGTTAAAACCTATTCATTAGGAATGCGTCAGCGCCTTGGCGTGGCACAGGCCATTTTACATAAACCGTCGTTATTGATTTTTGATGAACCGACGAATGGCTTGGATCCACAAGGGATTCGTGAGTTTCGTGATTATTTGAAAGTACTGGCAAGTGAAGGCGTCGGGATATTGATTTCATCACATTTACTATCGGAAATGCAATTGATGTGTGATAGTTTTGCCGTTATCGAAAAAGGAAAGCTGATACATACGAAAGAACATATTATAGATGAAAAAACCGAAACGGTAAATGAAGTTTCATTCACTGTCAGTGATGGGGAGCTAGCTAAAAAAATCCTTCAAGAACAGTTTGTGGATATTACGATTCTAAAATATGATGCGAAGACAATCTCCGTATCGGCTACTCGTGAACAAACGGCTGATATAAACAGGAGTTTTAATGGAAATCAACTGGATGTCTATGAAATTGGCATTACTAGAAAATCACTGGAAGATAAATTCTTTGAAATCACTGAGCAGGAAATGAGGGAGTCTGTATGA
- a CDS encoding peptidoglycan-binding protein produces MKKIIITILTASVFILGVCMPTKGEAAALDRTLSSGMSNGDVKELQELLLTKGFFPYFEATGYYGPITKESVKKFQEKSGLKADGIAGTKTNQKIQVLKSGDIGRPVAELQRLLKASDVYTSTIDGIYGTGTKQAVMNFQKQKGLSADGIAGARTFSKLEERASLASSAVKELTVTSTAYTASCEGCSGTTRMGVDLQKYDDAKLIAVDPNVIPLGSIVEVEGYGQAIAADTGGAIKGNRIDVFISKESDALTWGRKQVKVKIIK; encoded by the coding sequence ATGAAGAAAATTATAATAACGATCCTAACGGCTTCTGTATTCATTCTAGGAGTTTGCATGCCAACTAAAGGCGAAGCCGCAGCTTTGGATCGCACACTCTCATCAGGAATGAGTAATGGTGATGTAAAGGAACTACAAGAATTATTACTGACAAAAGGGTTTTTTCCCTATTTTGAAGCAACAGGTTACTACGGACCGATTACAAAAGAATCCGTAAAGAAGTTTCAGGAAAAATCAGGGCTGAAAGCCGATGGAATAGCAGGAACAAAAACGAATCAGAAAATCCAGGTACTGAAAAGCGGGGATATCGGAAGACCTGTAGCTGAACTGCAGAGGCTATTGAAAGCCTCGGATGTTTACACATCAACGATCGATGGAATTTATGGTACAGGTACAAAACAAGCAGTCATGAACTTTCAAAAGCAAAAGGGATTATCCGCTGACGGTATAGCCGGTGCACGGACTTTCAGTAAATTAGAAGAAAGAGCCAGTTTAGCAAGCTCGGCCGTTAAAGAACTGACGGTAACAAGTACTGCATATACAGCGAGCTGCGAAGGATGTTCAGGCACCACAAGAATGGGCGTCGATTTACAAAAATATGATGATGCCAAACTGATAGCAGTCGATCCGAACGTGATTCCACTAGGCTCCATCGTTGAAGTCGAAGGCTATGGACAAGCAATCGCTGCAGACACGGGCGGCGCGATCAAAGGAAACAGAATCGATGTATTCATCTCAAAAGAATCGGATGCTTTAACGTGGGGAAGAAAGCAAGTGAAGGTTAAAATAATTAAATGA
- a CDS encoding GNAT family N-acetyltransferase: MSETKNNSLIYMIRTGELKDAEAILDVQYSVISEGEYFIALSDEFNKTPEQQRDWIRRLLENERETIIVAEINGEVIGWIGFQSENRRRMSHKGSFGIMIREKFRGMGIGKKLVKALLEWAEANPFIEKVSLGVFSTNHRAISLYKSMGFVEEGRKIKEFKMNESEYVDDIIMYKLV, encoded by the coding sequence ATGTCAGAAACGAAAAATAATAGTCTTATATATATGATTCGGACTGGTGAATTAAAAGATGCTGAAGCAATTTTGGATGTACAGTATTCCGTTATTTCCGAAGGTGAGTACTTTATTGCGTTGTCAGACGAGTTTAATAAAACACCAGAACAACAAAGGGATTGGATACGAAGGTTATTGGAAAATGAACGAGAAACCATCATCGTGGCCGAAATAAATGGTGAAGTGATTGGATGGATAGGATTTCAATCGGAAAATAGGAGGAGAATGTCTCACAAGGGCTCATTTGGGATCATGATTAGAGAAAAATTCAGAGGGATGGGTATTGGAAAAAAACTAGTTAAAGCATTATTGGAATGGGCAGAAGCCAATCCGTTCATTGAAAAGGTGAGTTTAGGAGTTTTTTCAACAAATCATCGGGCAATATCACTTTATAAAAGTATGGGGTTTGTTGAAGAAGGCCGTAAAATTAAGGAATTTAAGATGAACGAAAGTGAATACGTCGATGATATTATCATGTACAAGTTGGTTTGA
- a CDS encoding bleomycin resistance protein codes for MKFNALVPELSVSNIRESKKFYLEILGFHLEYERFDDKFAFLSLGESQIMLEEINGSWDTGVLKFPLGRGINFQIDIEDVEKLAAALKRHGIKLFREMMENHYESDNEVFVKKEILVQDPDGYLLRFSQSMNPSGGSLYKGDWHVRNEK; via the coding sequence ATGAAGTTCAATGCACTAGTACCTGAACTATCAGTATCGAATATAAGGGAATCGAAAAAATTTTACCTTGAAATTTTGGGATTTCATTTAGAATATGAACGTTTTGATGATAAATTTGCCTTTCTTTCTTTGGGAGAATCGCAAATTATGCTGGAAGAAATAAATGGAAGTTGGGATACAGGAGTATTAAAATTTCCATTGGGAAGAGGGATTAATTTTCAAATTGATATTGAAGATGTTGAAAAATTGGCGGCTGCTTTAAAAAGGCATGGAATAAAATTATTTAGAGAAATGATGGAAAACCATTATGAAAGCGATAATGAGGTGTTTGTAAAAAAAGAGATTTTAGTTCAAGATCCAGATGGTTATTTACTAAGGTTTTCACAGTCAATGAATCCAAGTGGGGGCAGTCTTTATAAGGGGGATTGGCATGTCAGAAACGAAAAATAA
- a CDS encoding phosphotransferase enzyme family protein has protein sequence MEASVERIFSNALVELAGHFFLVSTESSVKLGDAENYVFEVHRDGTPYILRMTHQSHRSKGQVLAELKWIEYLQNNGSEIPKVIPSTENNLVEIVKGLDGTDFYCCLFEKAPGVRVKVTDKNFDGHLFFEWGRTIGHLHKKTKSYKPETEYKRLEWHEEELLNAEHYQSDVPEQVMHQQELIMNKLNALPIHQDNFGLIHSDIHNGNFHFHEGKIHVFDFDDCSYHWLASDLAIPLYYLMWSLEREGVKELDGYAAKFMGDFLKGYETENILALVDYDTIPLFLKLRDLTLYNFFHKKYDLKNADDQLYKTVQKIEQRIMESRPIVHFNSNLIY, from the coding sequence ATGGAAGCATCGGTAGAGCGGATTTTTTCTAATGCATTGGTGGAATTGGCCGGGCATTTTTTTCTAGTGAGTACAGAGAGTTCAGTAAAACTTGGCGATGCAGAGAACTACGTATTTGAGGTTCACAGGGATGGAACACCATACATCTTAAGAATGACACACCAATCACATCGTTCAAAAGGCCAAGTGCTTGCTGAGTTAAAGTGGATAGAGTACTTACAGAATAATGGAAGTGAAATACCGAAAGTTATCCCTTCGACTGAAAATAACTTAGTTGAAATTGTAAAGGGTCTGGATGGCACAGATTTTTATTGTTGTTTATTTGAAAAAGCCCCTGGCGTAAGGGTGAAAGTCACCGATAAAAATTTCGACGGACATTTATTTTTTGAATGGGGAAGAACAATAGGCCACCTGCATAAAAAAACAAAAAGTTACAAGCCTGAAACAGAATATAAAAGGCTCGAATGGCATGAAGAAGAATTATTGAATGCGGAGCACTATCAATCTGATGTTCCAGAGCAAGTGATGCACCAGCAAGAATTAATCATGAATAAATTAAATGCACTTCCAATACATCAAGATAATTTTGGATTGATTCATTCTGATATACATAACGGCAATTTCCATTTCCATGAAGGCAAGATTCATGTTTTTGACTTTGATGACTGTTCCTATCACTGGTTAGCGAGCGACTTGGCCATACCTCTGTATTATCTTATGTGGAGTTTAGAACGTGAAGGTGTAAAAGAACTCGATGGATATGCTGCCAAATTCATGGGGGATTTTCTAAAAGGTTATGAGACGGAAAATATACTCGCACTTGTAGATTACGATACGATCCCGCTATTTTTAAAATTAAGGGATCTAACGTTATATAATTTTTTTCATAAAAAGTACGATTTGAAGAATGCGGATGATCAATTATATAAAACCGTTCAGAAAATCGAACAAAGAATCATGGAAAGCCGTCCTATTGTTCACTTCAATTCGAACCTGATTTATTGA
- a CDS encoding diphthine--ammonia ligase — protein sequence MAELIDWKNSARGHKFIASFSGGKDSVLALYKAVKVGEAVGLIVMMEEEGKRSRSHGMPPELIRAQAKSIGLPVYTAAASWTDYEKVFMRLLEKAKNQGAEVLVTGDLDMPAHGCWHEKVTKNAGLKLGMPLWEMNHREAVEEFINLGFVTNIVTVNLSLGMREDDLGRTLTHEYVKELEARGIDPCGEGGEFHTTVIDGPIFKHPIPVRKCEIIKDGEYAFLPLELDQKIT from the coding sequence ATGGCAGAATTAATCGATTGGAAAAATAGTGCTCGCGGGCATAAATTTATAGCTTCTTTTAGCGGTGGAAAGGATAGTGTCTTAGCCCTATATAAAGCAGTGAAGGTTGGAGAAGCTGTTGGGCTGATCGTCATGATGGAGGAAGAAGGGAAACGTTCCAGATCCCATGGAATGCCTCCGGAACTCATTCGTGCCCAAGCTAAATCAATAGGTTTGCCAGTTTATACTGCAGCTGCAAGTTGGACAGATTATGAAAAAGTATTTATGCGCCTTTTAGAAAAAGCTAAAAATCAAGGGGCAGAAGTGTTAGTAACTGGAGACTTGGATATGCCTGCTCATGGCTGTTGGCACGAAAAGGTTACGAAGAATGCTGGATTAAAGCTTGGGATGCCTTTATGGGAGATGAACCATCGTGAAGCTGTCGAAGAGTTCATAAATCTAGGATTTGTAACGAACATTGTAACTGTTAATTTATCACTTGGAATGCGAGAGGACGATTTAGGGCGAACGTTAACCCATGAATACGTGAAGGAGCTTGAAGCTCGTGGTATTGACCCTTGCGGAGAAGGCGGAGAGTTCCATACTACGGTAATAGACGGGCCCATTTTTAAACATCCTATTCCAGTTCGTAAATGTGAGATCATTAAGGACGGAGAATATGCTTTTTTACCTTTGGAGCTAGATCAGAAAATAACATAA
- a CDS encoding DMT family transporter, producing MTNFMYIFCLLVWGLNFIAVKIQGTPVSLELSLTYRLSMTAILFFILLCILRPKGKPMKKDVPFIIVFGICNFALSYLCLYYATILSSAAMVTLIFSLKVILTPIALRLFLKEQLHSRILIGGVIGVLAVCIVIYPSLNDIHGFNDIKGIMIAVLGTILTAMGDACSARNAKKKVNPIYANVIGFAAGGILLGAIVFIKGQAVSIPTSISYLSALFYLTIFASFGAWLFYLKLVEKIGGAKSGYMVALFPAIGGVASVMIGESDPSFYLAAGCLFSCLGAAIALGIGMHIGKINLKEENSINK from the coding sequence ATGACTAACTTTATGTACATATTTTGTTTATTAGTATGGGGGCTTAATTTTATTGCCGTAAAGATTCAAGGTACACCTGTGAGTTTAGAGTTATCTTTAACATATCGTTTAAGTATGACGGCAATACTATTTTTCATTCTTTTATGCATTCTCAGACCTAAAGGAAAACCCATGAAAAAGGATGTTCCATTTATTATTGTGTTTGGAATATGTAATTTTGCCTTAAGCTATTTATGTCTTTATTACGCGACTATCTTAAGTTCAGCGGCAATGGTTACATTGATCTTTTCATTGAAAGTCATTTTAACACCTATAGCCCTTCGTCTTTTTTTGAAAGAACAATTACATTCTCGTATCTTAATTGGAGGGGTAATTGGTGTACTGGCTGTGTGTATTGTTATTTACCCAAGTTTGAATGACATTCATGGATTTAATGATATAAAAGGAATCATGATAGCCGTTCTTGGTACCATCCTTACTGCAATGGGCGATGCATGCTCAGCTAGAAATGCTAAAAAGAAAGTAAACCCAATCTATGCTAATGTAATTGGATTTGCAGCAGGAGGAATTCTTTTAGGGGCAATTGTGTTCATAAAAGGACAAGCAGTCAGTATACCGACATCCATTTCATATTTGTCTGCTTTGTTCTATTTAACTATATTCGCCTCCTTTGGAGCTTGGCTATTCTACCTCAAGCTTGTAGAGAAAATAGGTGGGGCAAAAAGTGGATACATGGTTGCCCTATTTCCAGCAATTGGAGGTGTGGCTTCAGTGATGATTGGTGAATCAGATCCATCCTTTTACTTGGCTGCTGGCTGTCTTTTCAGTTGTTTAGGTGCTGCCATTGCATTAGGAATAGGCATGCATATTGGTAAAATTAACTTGAAAGAAGAAAATTCGATTAACAAATAA
- a CDS encoding PepSY-associated TM helix domain-containing protein: protein MSKAVKLYQLSRKIHKWTGLVLSVFFMFIAVTGLVLVYMLPLGVADELRMGKEAGPDQAIPMEKVVSIATSQDLPGADSVEDIFRIEYRPSANVYQVRFNNGQGVQLDVSTGKVLSTNPDYSTFLITLHDGSFFGDWYRYSILTMTGLSLILLSFSGYYMFGYPLYKRLMAKKKQS from the coding sequence TTGTCGAAAGCTGTAAAGTTGTATCAATTAAGCCGAAAAATACATAAATGGACTGGATTGGTTTTATCCGTTTTTTTTATGTTCATCGCAGTCACAGGGCTCGTGCTTGTTTATATGTTACCACTCGGAGTGGCTGATGAGTTAAGGATGGGGAAAGAGGCGGGTCCAGATCAAGCGATACCTATGGAGAAGGTCGTGTCCATTGCTACGTCTCAGGATCTTCCGGGTGCGGACTCGGTTGAAGATATATTTAGAATTGAATATAGACCAAGTGCAAATGTTTACCAGGTTCGCTTTAATAACGGTCAAGGTGTTCAATTAGATGTGAGTACGGGAAAAGTGTTATCCACAAATCCGGATTACTCGACTTTCCTCATCACTTTGCATGATGGATCATTCTTTGGCGATTGGTATAGATACAGTATCCTCACAATGACAGGTTTATCCTTAATATTGCTGTCATTTTCAGGGTATTACATGTTTGGCTATCCTCTTTATAAGCGTCTAATGGCGAAAAAAAAGCAATCTTAA
- a CDS encoding GNAT family N-acetyltransferase, with the protein MTEMLPLTSENLEQCIELYMNVFNREPWNESWTYETAKERLSDLLHTPKFLGFLFQIDHNAVGFVVGNSKVSYQGLTFYLAELCVNNEMQGKGHGSKMLQSLEDELQKREIKSLYLLTDNDGLAEAFYLKNDYVVNEDRVVMKKNL; encoded by the coding sequence ATGACAGAAATGCTGCCACTGACATCGGAGAATTTGGAGCAATGTATCGAACTCTATATGAACGTTTTTAATCGTGAACCATGGAATGAAAGTTGGACATATGAAACGGCTAAAGAGAGACTTTCCGACTTATTGCATACGCCTAAATTTCTTGGATTTTTATTTCAGATTGATCACAATGCTGTTGGTTTTGTTGTTGGAAATAGTAAGGTTTCTTATCAAGGTTTAACTTTTTATTTGGCAGAACTTTGTGTGAATAATGAAATGCAAGGTAAAGGGCATGGCTCAAAAATGCTTCAATCTTTAGAAGATGAACTGCAGAAAAGAGAGATTAAAAGTCTATATTTATTAACTGATAATGACGGGCTCGCAGAAGCATTTTATCTGAAAAATGATTATGTTGTAAATGAAGATCGGGTGGTTATGAAGAAAAATTTATAA
- a CDS encoding dicarboxylate/amino acid:cation symporter has protein sequence MKKFFAFQVLIALFIGALIGHFFPELGQSLRPIGDAFIHLIKMIVVPIVFTTIVIGSSGDGNMKKMGSLGLKTIIWFEFITTLILGIGLLLVNILKPGAGLNLSHLAQKDITQLNESVTKVVDFKTMLVNIIPSNIVDAMAKSDLLAVIFFAILFGVAAGAIGKKSEPAMKFMESVANIMFKLTQMVMVTAPIGVLSLMAASVGQYGIALLIPMAKLIGVVYLGLAIVIFGLFPIIAWFLKISYFKVFRMVWDLFLIAFSTTSTETILPQLMDRMEAYGCSKRVVSFVIPSGLSLNCDGSTLYLSVCSIFLAQAYGIPMDFGQQLIVMGVLVATSKGIAAVPSGSLVVLLATASAVGLPAEGVAIIAGIDRVLDMARTACNTPGHVLACIVVSKWEKEFRQEGWNKVQTEQSSIQHVPPTF, from the coding sequence ATGAAAAAGTTTTTTGCTTTTCAAGTGTTAATTGCATTGTTTATTGGGGCACTTATCGGACATTTTTTTCCTGAACTTGGCCAATCCTTAAGACCGATTGGGGACGCTTTTATTCATCTCATTAAAATGATTGTTGTGCCTATTGTTTTCACTACTATTGTCATTGGTTCATCAGGCGACGGAAACATGAAAAAAATGGGTTCATTAGGACTTAAAACAATTATTTGGTTCGAATTTATTACCACCCTGATTCTAGGCATTGGTCTTTTACTTGTTAACATCTTAAAGCCTGGTGCTGGGCTTAATTTGTCCCATCTTGCCCAGAAAGATATCACACAATTAAATGAAAGCGTTACCAAAGTTGTCGATTTTAAAACGATGCTTGTTAACATCATTCCAAGCAACATTGTTGATGCGATGGCAAAAAGTGATTTATTAGCTGTTATATTCTTCGCTATTCTATTTGGTGTAGCTGCTGGAGCAATTGGCAAAAAGTCAGAGCCGGCAATGAAGTTTATGGAATCAGTTGCAAATATCATGTTTAAACTGACACAAATGGTCATGGTAACAGCACCGATTGGTGTACTCTCGCTCATGGCAGCCTCTGTTGGACAGTATGGTATCGCTCTTTTAATCCCTATGGCAAAGTTGATAGGGGTTGTGTATCTAGGGCTTGCTATTGTTATTTTCGGACTGTTTCCAATAATTGCTTGGTTCTTGAAGATTTCTTACTTTAAAGTGTTTCGAATGGTATGGGATTTGTTCCTCATCGCATTTTCCACGACAAGTACGGAAACCATTCTGCCTCAGTTAATGGATCGAATGGAAGCATACGGTTGTTCGAAACGTGTTGTTTCGTTCGTTATTCCTTCTGGGCTATCACTGAATTGTGATGGTTCGACATTGTACCTTTCTGTTTGCTCTATTTTCTTAGCACAAGCATATGGCATCCCGATGGATTTTGGCCAACAATTGATTGTAATGGGGGTTCTTGTTGCAACCTCAAAAGGAATTGCTGCTGTTCCATCCGGTTCGCTGGTTGTCCTTTTAGCCACCGCCTCAGCGGTAGGGCTTCCAGCAGAAGGCGTCGCAATTATAGCAGGCATTGACCGTGTGCTGGATATGGCACGTACCGCTTGTAATACGCCTGGACATGTTCTCGCTTGTATTGTGGTTTCGAAGTGGGAAAAAGAGTTCCGTCAGGAGGGATGGAATAAAGTTCAAACCGAACAGTCAAGCATTCAGCACGTACCACCAACATTTTGA
- a CDS encoding helix-turn-helix transcriptional regulator, translating into MKNRVKELRIEYGITQQELADKVSVSSRTIISLEKQKYNPSVLLAYKIASVFDLSIEETFIFDEDDK; encoded by the coding sequence ATGAAAAATAGAGTAAAAGAATTGCGAATAGAATATGGAATAACGCAACAAGAATTAGCTGATAAAGTAAGTGTATCTTCTAGGACGATCATCTCATTAGAAAAACAAAAGTATAATCCATCTGTACTACTTGCGTATAAAATAGCTTCAGTTTTTGATTTATCAATCGAAGAAACTTTTATTTTCGATGAGGATGACAAATAG